The Impatiens glandulifera unplaced genomic scaffold, dImpGla2.1, whole genome shotgun sequence genomic interval ATATCGAATAAtctaaaattaagaaattaatattatttatgttcaattatctcaaaataaaataatcagtaaaaaaaattaaaataaataaaacaaaacaagaaTGAAGCAGCTTCAAAAACACaacaaaatgataattaaatcttTTGGCTGGTTTCCGACGTCTTTTCCTATCAAATAAATGactaagattaaaataatttaatcttattttaatttatttagtttatttaaattagtctaagttaatattataatattgtgggtatctatattcataaaaaaaaattcttctttttctcaaaaattaaaaccagttatatattttagttagaaaaaaatggtaaataaaaattgatgttttgatttaaaaattttcataaaaaaatgttttttttatttatttgaaatgataataaaaaaattagatgatattttataaatatttgatgaaTAGTCtaagaaataatgtttttaataattcagaATTTGAAAAGTTgccaatttaaaaaatgaacagttgatattttataaatatttgatgaaTAGTCtaagaaataatgtttttaataatatatatttcgattgacaataaaataaaaatgaaataaaaaattatataaagagCTTATTTGAGAACCCTAACCGCGCCCATCCATTTTCTCTCTATATTATTTGAGAACCCTAACTGCGCCCATCCATTTTCTCTCCTTTGATAGAACCCTAACGGAGAAAGTAATGAACCGCGCCCTCCACCAAAGCGACAAGTAACCTTTCTTCTTCCCAACCATTCGTCTCCTGACGATGACGATTTACAATCTAACACGATTCCCCCAAGTCAGTTCCTGAAGTAAAGGTTGTTTCATCCAAAAAGTCGAACGGAGAATCGTCGCAAGCTGGGAAGAAATCCAGATCTTCTAAGAGGACTGCAGAGTCCTCCGCTCTAACCAAGGGAAATGTATCAAAGAAGGCTAAAAAGAAGATGAAGCATGTGCAGGAGCATGAGTCCGCTGATGAGAATGTTGATCATGCTGCGATCTTAGAAGAGAAGGGCGCTAAAAAACAGTTGTTTCAACGTATATGGAATGAGGACGATGAAGTTTCTATTTTGAAAGGAATGATCGAGCATGGTGAAAATGAAGGGATTGATCCAGCTTTACTGGATATGTTTTCTTTCTACGACTCCATTAGAGATTCAATTCAGTTAGAAGTCAGTAGAAGCCAATTAACTTACAAAGTAAAGAAGctgaagaagaagtttttgaaaaatctggAGAAAAGTTACGACGGTATTAATAGAACTTTCGCAAACGATCATGACCAGAAGTGTTATGATTTATCCAAGAGGATATGGGGAACTACTACATGTAAAGGAAGTCTTAGCGCCAAGGTGTCTAGGAATAGGAAAGGGAACAATGCTGTTGAAGTCAAAGCCAAAAAATCTAACTTGGGTTCATTTAACTCGGAGAAGAAGAATGTACCCACTGATACGGAGGTTGATCGTGCTGTTGCTGATCCATCCAATGTCGTATCTTTCTGTATGGACTTGAGCttggaaaagaaaattgagGAATACGCGTCTCAGCTGATTACAAGTGCGAAGAAGTCAGAATTGGACAGTGTGTTCAGGGAATTACAAGTGAAGGAGACAGAGGCTTACTTTCATCGCCTTGTCCACTTGCGTGAGAAGGCAATTCTGGTGTTGGAAGCATTGCGTTCCAACACAAATTAAGTAATaggtaaatattttaaagacataTTGATGATGGTTTCTTTTTGGTTATGAATATTTTGCAGAATTTGGAAGTGTAGGTTGTTTTTGGAACTCTATCATTCATGTTTATTATCCTTCAAGAATTGGTATGTTATCTTGAAGGGATTAAGTGTAGGTTGTTTTTGGAACTCTTATCATTCTTATGTTAAGTGTAGGTTGTTTTCAAGAATTGGTATGTTATCTTAAAGAGATTAAGTGTAGGTTATTTTTAGAACTCTTATCATtcttatatttaagtttattatctCTCAGAATtggaatgtttttttatatcaaacaagTTAGAAGTATAGAACTAGTTGATCATTTTTATAGCCATTGAAAAATGgatgtttcattttgttttgttgatgacatgttgtgTTAGGTTAGATTTAGTTACAATGTGTTAGATTAGAATGAACTATGCTATTTAGTTACAATGTGTTAGATTTAGTTACAATGTGTcagaattatgaattaattagtaATTGTCTGTTTCTGTTTAGGACTTTCATGGAGATATGAACCAAGCTGTTAATGCGTATTTTACTGAAGGCGATAGAAACAAGTGAgtgtgttttttctttttcatttttcgtTATTTAAGTTCTATTACTAAACTGATGTTGAATGGATGTTTTTTTTCGTTGTTTCGTTACTTTTCTccagatttttcaaaaacttcttcttcagCTTCTTTACTTTGTAAGTTAATTGGCTTCTACTGGCTTCTAACTGAATTGAATCTCTAATGGAGTCGTAGAAAGAAAACATATCCAGTAAAGCTGGATCAATCCCTTCATTTTCACCATGCTCGATCATTCCTTTACAAATAGAAACTTCATCGTCCTCATTCCATATACGTTGAAACAACTGTTTTTTAGTGCCCTTCTCTTCCAAGATCGCAGCATGATCAACATTCTCATCAGCGGACTCATGCTCCTGCAcctgcttcttcttctttttagcCTTCTTTGATACATTTCCCTTGGTTAGAGCGGAGGACTCTGCAGTCCTCTTAGAA includes:
- the LOC124917628 gene encoding probable transcription factor At1g11510, translated to MKHVQEHESADENVDHAAILEEKGAKKQLFQRIWNEDDEVSILKGMIEHGENEGIDPALLDMFSFYDSIRDSIQLEVSRSQLTYKVKKLKKKFLKNLEKSYDGINRTFANDHDQKCYDLSKRIWGTTTCKGSLSAKVSRNRKGNNAVEVKAKKSNLGSFNSEKKNVPTDTEVDRAVADPSNVVSFCMDLSLEKKIEEYASQLITSAKKSELDSVFRELQVKETEAYFHRLVHLREKAILVLEALRSNTN
- the LOC124917626 gene encoding STOREKEEPER protein-like is translated as SSKRTAESSALTKGNVSKKAKKKKKQVQEHESADENVDHAAILEEKGTKKQLFQRIWNEDDEVSICKGMIEHGENEGIDPALLDMFSFYDSIRDSIQLEASRSQLTYKVKKLKKKFLKNLEKSNETTKKNIHSTSV